Below is a genomic region from candidate division WOR-3 bacterium.
AGATGCAAAAGCAGTTGGATTCGAAGGATAAGGAAAATGAGTAACCTGGGTTCAAATTACCACATTCTCTATACTTGCAAAACCATTTAATTTTATTATAATTATCCGGAGTAAAAATGGGGAAAGAGCAGCAACGGAGAGATTTTTGTGCGGGTTATTATGATCCCGAGGTGGGGAGGTTTATGCGGCTGGATACCTGGACACAACTCCCTGATGATGAAAGATTATTCAGCTATGAAAAGTATTCCTTTAATGCAGGCAAATAAAAAGGAGTCGGTTCAAAAAAACAAGTATTTTCCAGGTTTTATACAAGCTGTAGGATTAATTATTTTAGTTTATTTATTACCGAGTATTTTATTGGTTACTACGAAATATTTAGTTAATATTTCCCTTTATAACAACTTTATCTTTCGGACGATTGTAACTATAGTTTCATTTTCGGTTGTCCTTTTTTTCTTTCGGCGGCATATTGGTATGCAAATCAATTGGTCAATCATCTTCAGACATATAAAAACATCAAGTTTCATTTTGATAGTAACTTCAATTATAGGAATAATAATACTTTCCGCAGGAATAAATTATATTATTCAATATTTGTTTAACAAATTAGGTTATATCCATAACCCCTATGATTACTTAATGTCTAAATCATTTATTTTTTTCTATATCACAATTGTAATAATCTTTCCTGTTTTAGAAGAATTATTTTTTAGCGGTTTAATTTTACCTGGCTTTATTCGTCGGTATTCAACAAGCAAAGCATTAATATTGATATCTATACTTTTTTGTTTTAGCCACAAAAATCTCTACCAGTTGCCCGGAGCGTTCCTTTTAAGGTTATTTATTTCCTGGCTGTTTATTAAAAGTAACTCATTGGTACCGTGCATTTCGGCCCATGTGTTAAGTAATTTGTTGACCGTAATTGCTCTTCGCTTCGTTTTCGTTTTTCCTGATTACTTATTACTACCAGATTATGTTTCTGGCTGGATGATAGTAGGTGTTGGTTGCGGATGTGTCGCTATTGGTACCTGGTTTTTGAGTCATAAAAAGATAATAATGAGAGAATACCCTATGGACGGATCTGCAAAAGTTAATATAATGAAATTATGAAGACTTATAAAGAGAAATTAGATCGAATTGTTAATATAATTCTAATCATTGCCAGTATTGTTCTCGCCGTCTTAATGGTGTTAGTTGTATTTTTTATTTACTTAACTTCCAGTAATGTTGATATAGAGGAAATCATACTTCTTATAGTTGGTAAACTATTAGGGGTATCATCACTGTGTCTGATATTTATCTGCTTGTATAAGTGGTTAAATGATATCACAAGCAAATTGGAAATTAAGTGGCCATCGATATTAAACTATTCATTTAGTCATTATGTCAAAGTGAATAAAAATCTCTTTTTTTCTTTGCCTTTTATTCTGTTAGCTGGAGGATTTCTAATGGAAATTGATATTATGTGGGGGATTGTTATAGTAATTTTTGTTGTTCTCTTTTTTATAATTATAATACTCTCATTAGTGGCAGTAATATATCAGCGATTCATACGAAAGAAAGGTTCATAAATTTATAGGATCATTTAGAGGTCAGTTTTCTATATTCTACTTCTTCTGCTCTCAGAATCTATTTTCCCCTTGCAAAACCTTTTAATTTTATTATAATTATCCGGAGTAAGAATGGGGAAGGAGCAGGAGTTC
It encodes:
- a CDS encoding CPBP family intramembrane metalloprotease produces the protein MRVIMIPRWGGLCGWIPGHNSLMMKDYSAMKSIPLMQANKKESVQKNKYFPGFIQAVGLIILVYLLPSILLVTTKYLVNISLYNNFIFRTIVTIVSFSVVLFFFRRHIGMQINWSIIFRHIKTSSFILIVTSIIGIIILSAGINYIIQYLFNKLGYIHNPYDYLMSKSFIFFYITIVIIFPVLEELFFSGLILPGFIRRYSTSKALILISILFCFSHKNLYQLPGAFLLRLFISWLFIKSNSLVPCISAHVLSNLLTVIALRFVFVFPDYLLLPDYVSGWMIVGVGCGCVAIGTWFLSHKKIIMREYPMDGSAKVNIMKL